In Candidatus Saccharibacteria bacterium oral taxon 488, a single window of DNA contains:
- a CDS encoding permease, with product MPSLQTIYQRAGAWFKNHSDAIRWTIVGLFGIVVMQYGLQIDLWLIAHPPQTWAGTLAPLAQDFLTLTCSVIVEATPFLIIGIIVSALIRRFLPPDRLLKILPKHTLIRRILLSFVGIALPVCECGNVPVARSLLAHGLKPADVISFLLAAPILNPITIIATMTAFSFEPRMVWWRIGFGFLIVQLTALIVSFIHPKHVLQPSFAASCTDRHPTTFRHILADSRNEFWQLTTMLVLGAMIAAATQVFVPRSIINAVGGDIILSVIAMIGLGFVVSICSSVDAFFALAYARIFTNGSVLAFLLTGPMIDIKLILLMRSTFRPRFILLVMLIIFSLSLAAGIGVNLYAR from the coding sequence ATGCCGTCACTACAGACAATATATCAGCGCGCTGGCGCCTGGTTCAAAAACCACAGCGATGCAATCCGATGGACGATCGTCGGCTTGTTTGGGATCGTTGTGATGCAGTACGGCTTACAAATTGATCTCTGGCTGATCGCGCATCCGCCGCAGACGTGGGCCGGGACACTGGCGCCGCTGGCACAAGATTTTCTGACGCTAACCTGCAGCGTCATTGTTGAGGCCACGCCATTTCTCATTATCGGTATCATCGTTTCTGCTCTCATTCGCCGCTTCCTACCGCCAGACCGATTGCTGAAAATCCTGCCCAAGCACACGCTCATTCGCCGTATTCTCCTCTCGTTCGTCGGTATCGCGCTGCCAGTCTGCGAGTGCGGCAATGTGCCAGTCGCCCGCAGCCTCCTGGCGCACGGCCTCAAGCCCGCCGACGTCATCAGCTTTCTCTTAGCCGCGCCGATCCTCAATCCGATCACCATCATCGCCACCATGACCGCCTTTAGCTTTGAGCCACGCATGGTGTGGTGGCGCATCGGCTTTGGCTTTCTGATCGTCCAGCTGACCGCTCTGATCGTCAGCTTTATTCACCCCAAACACGTCCTCCAGCCGTCATTTGCTGCCTCTTGCACCGACCGTCATCCAACAACTTTTCGCCACATTCTCGCTGATTCTCGCAACGAATTTTGGCAGCTCACCACCATGCTGGTCCTTGGCGCCATGATCGCTGCCGCCACCCAAGTCTTCGTTCCGCGCTCCATCATCAACGCCGTCGGCGGCGACATCATCCTGTCGGTCATCGCCATGATCGGCCTCGGCTTTGTCGTCTCTATCTGCTCTAGCGTCGATGCGTTTTTTGCGCTGGCTTATGCCCGTATCTTCACCAACGGCTCCGTCCTCGCCTTTCTGCTGACTGGCCCGATGATCGACATCAAGCTCATCCTCCTCATGCGAAGCACCTTCCGTCCGCGTTTTATCCTGCTGGTCATGCTCATTATTTTCAGTCTGTCGCTCGCGGCAGGGATCGGAGTCAATCTCTATGCGCGCTAA
- a CDS encoding TIGR03943 family protein codes for MRAKFGPLLRASGGLLACSYIILIAVRGQLGFYIHPRYHLLAVVATMAGSMLLILDIVLELRHNLAGKQRASAGVTTTERPEKPRRKISLLSIITAGILALAIVLPPRPLSSSSAANRATSGPTSTTGRCEKPEPLDGKPVSMNRWRNAFDDCPNDSFFDGVTIDVTGFVARDPSGFYDNRYFELSRFVISCCAVDSTPISILVKTPDAERYRDNQWLQVRGQIKRELSGSKAVYVLTNPTITPTTEPANPYEFLGV; via the coding sequence ATGCGCGCTAAGTTCGGCCCACTGTTACGCGCTAGCGGCGGGCTACTCGCCTGTAGCTACATCATCCTCATCGCTGTTCGCGGCCAGCTCGGCTTTTACATTCATCCGCGCTACCATCTGCTCGCTGTTGTGGCGACCATGGCTGGCAGTATGTTACTAATCCTCGATATCGTTCTAGAGCTGCGCCATAACCTAGCAGGGAAGCAGCGAGCCTCCGCTGGCGTAACGACCACGGAGCGTCCAGAAAAGCCGCGGCGTAAAATCTCTCTACTTTCAATCATCACCGCCGGCATCCTCGCTCTGGCCATTGTCCTGCCACCGCGCCCGTTGTCCTCGTCCAGCGCTGCCAATCGCGCCACGTCCGGACCGACCAGCACGACCGGCCGTTGTGAAAAACCAGAGCCGCTTGATGGCAAGCCCGTTTCCATGAACCGCTGGCGTAACGCGTTTGATGACTGTCCAAACGATAGCTTTTTTGACGGTGTAACCATTGACGTCACCGGCTTTGTGGCACGCGACCCGAGTGGCTTTTACGACAACCGCTATTTTGAACTCTCACGCTTTGTTATCAGCTGCTGCGCTGTCGACAGCACCCCGATCAGCATCCTTGTCAAGACCCCAGACGCCGAGCGCTACCGCGATAATCAATGGCTACAAGTGCGCGGTCAGATCAAACGTGAACTATCCGGCAGCAAAGCCGTCTACGTCCTCACTAACCCCACCATCACCCCAACCACCGAACCAGCCAACCCATACGAATTCCTCGGCGTCTAG
- a CDS encoding aminoacyl-tRNA hydrolase, giving the protein MKVILALGNPGDKYAYTRHNAGFLVIDRLAAGQSAQFSNKPKFFADIAKLNNVKLASTANAKSRTASPQEKVLLVKPTTYYNEVGVAARALMDFYKLTLDDLLVIHDDTDLDFGKIRIRKGGRDAGSNGLKSLHAHIGSDFWHIRIGTDNLLRRQVSTDRFVMMNFNSDELTILKNWAIPTVQTMIHDFLSDQISAISVKL; this is encoded by the coding sequence ATGAAAGTCATTCTGGCCCTCGGCAATCCTGGCGACAAGTACGCTTACACGCGGCATAACGCTGGCTTTTTAGTAATTGACCGGTTGGCAGCAGGGCAGAGCGCACAATTTAGCAATAAGCCCAAATTCTTTGCGGATATTGCTAAGCTAAATAATGTCAAGCTAGCCTCAACCGCTAACGCAAAGTCGCGCACCGCTAGTCCGCAGGAAAAAGTTCTCTTGGTCAAACCAACGACGTACTACAACGAAGTCGGCGTTGCCGCGCGGGCACTCATGGATTTTTATAAATTGACGCTGGATGATTTACTGGTTATTCATGACGACACTGACCTTGATTTTGGTAAAATCCGTATCCGTAAAGGCGGCCGCGACGCTGGCAGCAACGGCTTAAAATCGCTTCATGCTCACATTGGTTCTGACTTTTGGCATATTCGTATCGGTACAGACAATCTACTGCGGCGGCAAGTCTCAACCGACCGTTTTGTTATGATGAATTTTAATAGCGATGAATTAACTATTTTGAAAAATTGGGCCATCCCAACGGTGCAAACAATGATTCATGACTTTTTATCCGATCAAATTTCAGCCATAAGCGTCAAATTATAA
- a CDS encoding DUF475 domain-containing protein, producing the protein MKHWLHSHHPFRIFWFSALLTLALGGLIFGHLGASGLWLFAILVVLEVTFSFDNAVINSKVLAGMSQVWQKVFLTVGIFVAVFVVRFVLPIIIVMVASGHGFMEVVDLALNKPAEYGHILHEASPMIDAFGGAFLIMIGLSYFIDYNKRVHWMRHVEPWLAKAGRFENFKVCLMLSVAAVLYFTVEPPHRVLVLISSVLGIILHIGLELFGSFFHEDDVKSVKVKTGWAAFASLLYLEVLDASFSFDGVIGAFAITSSVLLIVAGLGAGAIWVRSLTVYLLRTGVLGKYKYLENGAHWAIMALGMMMIAKLFHLELPEWATGGLGLLFVSLAVGSSMLEARAINLQEAAAAKLHSAERRLKHGAAKIVPRKRR; encoded by the coding sequence ATGAAACATTGGCTCCACTCACATCACCCATTTCGGATTTTTTGGTTTTCGGCGCTGTTGACGCTGGCGCTAGGCGGGCTGATTTTCGGACATTTGGGCGCGAGCGGCTTGTGGTTGTTTGCAATTTTGGTGGTATTGGAAGTGACGTTTAGTTTTGATAATGCGGTGATCAACAGCAAGGTGCTGGCCGGCATGAGCCAGGTCTGGCAGAAAGTTTTCTTGACAGTTGGGATTTTCGTGGCGGTGTTCGTGGTGCGGTTCGTGCTGCCGATTATCATCGTTATGGTGGCGAGCGGCCATGGCTTTATGGAAGTGGTTGATCTGGCGCTGAATAAGCCGGCGGAATACGGCCATATTTTGCACGAGGCCTCGCCGATGATTGATGCTTTTGGCGGCGCGTTTCTGATTATGATTGGCCTCAGTTATTTTATCGATTATAACAAGCGCGTGCACTGGATGCGGCATGTCGAGCCATGGCTGGCTAAGGCTGGGCGGTTTGAGAATTTCAAGGTGTGTCTGATGCTTAGTGTGGCGGCGGTGCTGTATTTCACGGTTGAGCCGCCGCACCGGGTGCTGGTGCTGATCTCGTCGGTGTTGGGGATTATACTGCACATCGGGCTGGAACTATTTGGCTCATTCTTTCACGAGGATGATGTTAAATCAGTCAAGGTCAAGACCGGCTGGGCGGCGTTCGCTAGCCTGCTCTATCTGGAAGTGTTGGACGCTAGTTTTAGCTTCGACGGTGTCATCGGCGCCTTTGCTATCACCAGCAGTGTGCTGCTGATCGTGGCGGGTCTGGGTGCTGGAGCGATTTGGGTGCGGTCACTGACGGTGTATTTGCTGCGGACGGGCGTGCTCGGTAAGTATAAATATCTGGAAAATGGCGCGCACTGGGCGATCATGGCGCTGGGTATGATGATGATCGCCAAGTTGTTTCATCTGGAGCTGCCGGAATGGGCGACGGGCGGCTTGGGGCTGCTGTTTGTGAGCTTGGCGGTTGGCAGCAGTATGCTGGAGGCGCGAGCGATTAATTTACAGGAAGCAGCCGCGGCGAAATTGCATAGCGCTGAGCGGCGGTTGAAACACGGCGCGGCGAAGATTGTGCCGCGGAAGCGACGGTAA
- a CDS encoding class I SAM-dependent RNA methyltransferase, translating to MKRQSFETLTLEKIVGGGQALGTLADGRKCFVWGGLPGETVTVRITKKKSHLVEAVVEEVISPSPDRIQPRDPDSYLSTSPWQIMPLEVEQTYKAQLINDAFTLHNVTLPAAIDIYCDNVAYGYRNKVEFSWYSESVVSRAVSQKEPGAISGPGLFYDDTRGIDADSDREESSGDTLDLAFFRRGSKGKIVVEGTSLAHPEINHLARAIRDLLRHKRVVARQLKTLLIRCDQSGSCVWQLYIKDRLSEIITATEAATLPAQGGEVIYSDPRSPASRITERLAHFGDTNLTDTILGVPFRYACEGFFQVNIPVYEQALRDMREWVPYNKARQERQLDQLAAHDNTDSQQRAISQKKSGQLYVGPGLFYDDIRAVKLSTLDLYAGVGTIGLTIGSDNTTLVEINEHAVTEMQRNITELGRTNARAILAPSEQALDHITDKEIVIVDPPRAGLHPDVIATLLQQLPPRILYLSCNPVTQARDVALLQQHYRIAWHRGYNFFPRTPHSEHLVVLDKIS from the coding sequence ATGAAGCGACAGAGTTTTGAGACGCTGACACTAGAGAAAATCGTTGGCGGCGGGCAAGCACTAGGGACGCTGGCCGATGGCCGCAAGTGTTTTGTATGGGGCGGACTGCCTGGCGAGACCGTCACTGTTCGCATTACCAAAAAGAAATCGCACCTTGTCGAAGCAGTTGTCGAGGAAGTAATCTCGCCAAGCCCCGACCGCATTCAGCCGCGCGACCCGGATAGTTATCTATCGACCAGCCCGTGGCAGATTATGCCGCTCGAAGTTGAGCAGACGTATAAGGCACAGTTGATTAATGATGCGTTTACACTGCATAATGTCACACTACCAGCGGCGATTGATATTTATTGCGACAATGTCGCATATGGTTATCGCAACAAAGTTGAATTTAGTTGGTATAGTGAATCGGTAGTATCCCGAGCGGTGTCCCAGAAAGAACCTGGGGCTATCTCAGGTCCCGGATTATTTTATGATGATACCCGAGGGATAGACGCGGATAGCGACCGTGAAGAATCATCTGGTGATACGCTTGACTTGGCATTTTTCCGTCGCGGCAGCAAGGGTAAGATTGTCGTCGAGGGCACAAGTTTGGCACACCCAGAAATCAACCATTTGGCGCGTGCGATCCGCGATTTACTGCGCCATAAACGCGTCGTGGCTCGCCAGCTCAAGACCCTACTCATCCGCTGCGATCAGTCGGGGAGTTGCGTGTGGCAGCTATATATCAAGGATCGCTTGTCCGAAATTATCACCGCTACTGAAGCCGCCACGCTACCAGCTCAGGGCGGGGAAGTCATCTATTCTGACCCGCGCTCCCCAGCCAGCCGCATCACCGAGCGCCTGGCACATTTCGGCGATACCAATCTGACGGACACCATTCTTGGCGTGCCATTTCGCTACGCCTGCGAAGGCTTTTTCCAGGTTAACATTCCAGTTTACGAGCAGGCGCTGCGCGATATGCGGGAATGGGTACCGTACAATAAGGCGCGCCAAGAGCGCCAGTTGGATCAGTTGGCGGCACATGACAACACCGATAGTCAACAGCGAGCAATATCTCAGAAAAAATCTGGGCAACTTTACGTGGGTCCCGGATTATTTTATGATGATATTCGAGCTGTCAAATTATCAACCCTCGACCTCTACGCTGGCGTCGGCACCATCGGCCTAACCATTGGCAGCGACAACACCACGCTGGTGGAAATCAACGAACACGCCGTCACCGAAATGCAGCGTAACATCACCGAACTTGGCCGCACCAACGCCCGCGCCATTCTCGCTCCCAGCGAACAAGCCCTCGACCACATTACAGACAAGGAAATCGTCATCGTTGACCCGCCGCGCGCCGGCCTCCATCCCGACGTTATTGCGACATTGTTGCAACAACTGCCACCGCGCATCCTCTATCTCAGCTGCAATCCCGTCACCCAAGCCCGCGACGTCGCTTTACTCCAACAGCACTACCGCATCGCTTGGCACCGTGGCTACAACTTTTTCCCGCGCACACCGCATAGTGAACACTTAGTTGTTCTTGACAAAATTTCATAA